ACAACTACTTCTTTGTTTAATCCTCGATTTCTCTCTTCATTCATGTCGACCTCTTCCCGAAGTTCATCCATCATAAATTCAAGGAATTGAGTGCGGAAGTAAGGAGCGCCCTTACTCACCAGCATTGTGGAGAAAAATAAATAATTAGCCTCAAAATATTCAAACCAGATCATTTCGGCTTCTGTAAAGCTCAAATGGGCCGATTCATTGCACAATCTTCGGAGTTCATCAATATGTGTGGCGATCAGCTTATCCAGCAAATCATAGGACCTGGTCGTATTTTTCCCTCAATCGCTTGATGTCCGCTCTTGGGGGAGCACCGAACATGCGAGAGTATTCACGGCTAAATTGGGAAGAACTCTCGTAACCAATCCTGTAAGCGACATCCGCGGCATCCGCCGATTCAGCCATTAAGATACGACGGGCTTCCTGAAGTCTCAGCTGTTTCTGAAACTGGATCGGGCTCATGGAGGTTACTTCTTTAAAATGCCGATGGAATGAGGAAATGCTCATACTGGCGGTCTCTGCAAGATCTTCGATCCGAAAAGACTGATCCCAATGTTGAACAATATAGTCGATAGCTTCCCGGATTCGATAGGTGCTGCTTCCTTCGACCGCAATCTGAGCCAATTCGGCTCCATAGGGGCCCTGAAGGAGTCTGTACAGAATCTCTTTTGTGTAGAGTGGGGCGAGAAACGGGATTTCTTCTGGAGTATCCAGCAGGCGGGCAAGTCTAAGCACAGCATCCTGAATAGACGGTTCCATTCGGCCGACGAATAAGGCACGTTTGGCGTTTTCTTTTAATTTGACCTGGATTTTAGAATCGTTCAGTACCTCAAGGATCTGATTATGGGTAAATTCGAGCTTGAGACTTAGGTAAGGAGATCCTGGAGAAGCTTTTATAATTTGACCGATCACTGGCAGATTCATAGACGCGATCAGATAATCGGAAGGTCCATATTTGAAATTTTCCTGTGCCAGCAAAATTTCTTTCAAACCTTGAACAACAAAACAAAAGGAAGGTTTGTAAACCCGGTAAACAGGCTCGGTTTTGCTGGAATGCTGATAGAAAAAAAGGGAAGGAATTGCTGTTTCCCTCGAACTATTTTGAAGTGAGTGACGCTCGATCAAACTGGTGAGCTCTTTTTGTTGTTCAAGAATGTTCGCCGACATTCAAATCCTCCTTGCGAGTTTGTCTTGCTCCATTATAAAACGCAACTGCCTGTAACAAAAGTAGTGGTGATAGGATCAGGCAATCAATTAAGACAAATGAGATAACGCTTTGCTTCTTCTGTTTGGCATAATAAAACTAAACTCACAGAATCAAGCAAGGAGGTGGATAACGGAATAGGAAGTGGGTTCAAGATAACGGCATTTAACAAGAACAATTTTCAACAGAGGGAGAAGATGAATCATTTGAATCGTTGGTTTAGGAACTTATTGGTTCAAAGGCTTATCACATTAATAGAGTTT
This window of the Paenibacillus polymyxa genome carries:
- a CDS encoding TetR-like C-terminal domain-containing protein codes for the protein MLDKLIATHIDELRRLCNESAHLSFTEAEMIWFEYFEANYLFFSTMLVSKGAPYFRTQFLEFMMDELREEVDMNEERNRGLNKEVVVRYAASAVVGIMEWWFMNEKPLPPDEMAEQIGMLLDRKL
- a CDS encoding AraC family transcriptional regulator produces the protein MSANILEQQKELTSLIERHSLQNSSRETAIPSLFFYQHSSKTEPVYRVYKPSFCFVVQGLKEILLAQENFKYGPSDYLIASMNLPVIGQIIKASPGSPYLSLKLEFTHNQILEVLNDSKIQVKLKENAKRALFVGRMEPSIQDAVLRLARLLDTPEEIPFLAPLYTKEILYRLLQGPYGAELAQIAVEGSSTYRIREAIDYIVQHWDQSFRIEDLAETASMSISSFHRHFKEVTSMSPIQFQKQLRLQEARRILMAESADAADVAYRIGYESSSQFSREYSRMFGAPPRADIKRLREKYDQVL